Proteins found in one Acipenser ruthenus chromosome 18, fAciRut3.2 maternal haplotype, whole genome shotgun sequence genomic segment:
- the LOC117423918 gene encoding bromo adjacent homology domain-containing 1 protein-like: protein MTHSRRKDSLSRYRSECRDKVGGRPHGDGMSGAWPECSRRGGGSKQGVSERGGGAKQGVSERGGGATQGVSERGGGATQGVSERGDKDRDQGADPDRKSYPLRRRAALLEFDTRNCHVVLTRLEQEHLLRERSRAAAGKHPSGRGKRRRQGQGGQEKDHCSKKRGKDPSLPPKTQLEPALEPRKRRMASLNAEAVNSLLLERDDGQQAHKVPKKVIRRLNKDPHEPSADLPASCPGPCGSGTVKGPQSLESGPKWRGRKVKVKEEPKEVDWGAPAPKRLAGLNAAALLKLTSASAGARRRLKLDSKGGGGGGGGGGDKQGQKSEQHKHHHHHHHHHHHQHQHQHQLQVLQQGTCLGYKKDAGTLKTKWETGRGGFPVPGYQCRSLLGYPLKSVKEEPRESQLDPFYCGHQDKVEYCHRLALFLGHHSQGLASQYGGPGEASPPPSPLKQEFLIPHHSLAHSALAVGSHTYLCAEPCFSGYYLHIGHQGASSPPLLSGTGPFHPSAVRSSKLLVSTATPGPPSGIPLPHPVFCSALESPCFGEACRVNRFSATAYRAMHPLTSRGCAFNSCRGGCMHALKEEPYPSPLDEHSPAIPVSPALPLSGCPVPTVPPAAQSVPRLPSPLLDPSQTQLKVARECPQSGKPPSGSRSGVRSTASCPLLTPAPPPAAAAGKQQRITRRRATNGWLPVGVPVEKEVYIVGEEEPAVRRCFEGVQRDGDLIRVRDTVLLRSGPRKKTLPYVAKISALWEDPKTGEVMMSLFWYYRPEHTQGGRNLSTQCENEIFASRHQDENSVACIEDKCYVLTLAQYCRFCALVKRRGEGLPDSAPVVPPSPDYATPPHRRVPPNIDPSLVFLCRHVYDFRYGRILKNLQ from the exons ATGACCCACTCGCGGCGGAAGGATTCTCTGAGCAGGTATCGGAGCGAATGCCGGGACAAGGTGGGGGGCAGGCCGCATGGTGACGGGATGAGCGGGGCCTGGCCCGAATGCTCCCGTCGAGGAGGCGGATCCAAGCAGGGCGTGTCCGAGAGGGGAGGCGGAGCCAAGCAGGGCGTGTCCGAGAGGGGAGGCGGAGCCACACAGGGCGTGTCCGAGAGGGGAGGCGGAGCCACACAGGGGGTGTCCGAGAGGGGTGACAAGGACAGGGACCAGGGCGCAGACCCAGATAGGAAGTCCTACCCCCTGCGGAGGAGGGCGGCCCTGCTGGAGTTCGACACGCGCAACTGCCATGTGGTGCTGACCAGGCTGGAGCAAGAGCACCTGCTGAGGGAGAGGAGCCGGGCAGCGGCGGGGAAACACCCCTCCgggagaggaaagaggaggaggCAAGGCCAGGGGGGCCAGGAGAAGGACCACTGCAGCAAGAAAAGGGGCAAAGACCCCAGCCTGCCACCCAAAACACAGCTAGAGCCAGCCCTGGAGCCACGCAAGCGCAGAATGGCCTCCCTCAACGCCGAGGCAGTCAACAGCCTGCTGCTGGAGCGCGATGACGGCCAGCAGGCTCACAAAGTCCCCAAGAAGGTAATCCGGCGGTTAAACAAGGACCCCCATGAGCCGTCCGCAGATCTGCCGGCGAGCTGCCCAGGGCCCTGTGGCAGCGGCACAGTGAAGGGACCCCAATCGCTGGAGAGCGGCCCCAAGTGGCGCGGCAGGAAGGTCAAGGTGAAGGAAGAACCCAAGGAGGTGGACTGGGGGGCCCCGGCCCCCAAGAGGCTTGCGGGCCTCAACGCAGCGGCCCTGCTGAAGCTCACTAGTGCCTCTGCTGGGGCAAGACGGAGACTAAAACTGGACAGcaaaggaggagggggagggggaggcggAGGGGGAGACAAGCAGGGGCAGAAATCTGAGCAAcacaaacatcatcatcatcatcatcatcatcatcatcatcagcaccagcaccagcaccagctgCAGGTGTTGCAACAGGGGACCTGCCTGGGTTACAAGAAGGATGCTGGCACCCTCAAAACAAAGTGGGAGACAGGGAGGGGTGGCTTCCCCGTACCGGGGTACCAGTGCCGGAGCCTCCTGGGGTACCCCCTGAAGTCTGTGAAAGAGGAGCCCAGGGAATCCCAGCTGGACCCCTTCTACTGCGGCCACCAAGACAAGGTGGAGTACTGCCACCGCCTGGCTCTGTTCCTGGGTCACCACAGCCAGGGCTTAGCCTCTCAGTACGGGGGTCCGGGGGAGGCCTCCCCGCCGCCCTCCCCCCTCAAACAGGAGTTCCTCATCCCCCACCACTCGCTGGCTCACTCTGCCCTGGCCGTGGGCTCACACACCTACCTGTGTGCCGAGCCCTGCTTCTCTGGGTATTACCTCCACATCGGCCACCAGGGtgcctcctctccccccctcctgtCTGGGACAGGGCCCTTTCACCCCTCCGCTGTCCGGAGTTCGAAGCTGCTGGTGTCCACTGCTACACCGGGGCCCCCCTCAGGTATCCCTCTCCCTCACCCCGTATTCTGCAGCGCACTGGAGTCCCCCTGCTTCGGGGAGGCCTGCCGGGTCAACAGATTCTCCGCCACCGCATACAGAGCGATGCACCCGCTCACCAGCAGGGGGTGTGCTTTCAACAGCTGCCGCGGAGGCTGCATGCACGCGCTCAAAGAAG AGCCCTACCCCAGCCCCCTGGATGAGCACAGTCCTGCTATCCCGGTCTCCCCAGCCCTGCCTCTGTCTGGCTGCCCAGTGCCCACAGTGCCCCCTGCTGCCCAGTCCGTGCCTCGCCTCCCATCGCCGCTCTTGGACCCCAGCCAGACGCAGCTCAAGGTTGCCCGGGAGTGTCCTCAGAGCGGCAAGCCCCCCAGCGGCTCTCGATCGGGGGTCCGCAGCACGGCCAGCTGCCCTCTCCTCACCCCGGCCCCCCCTCCCGCCGCTGCTGCGGGAAAGCAGCAGCGAATCACACGGCGCCGCGCAACCAATGGCTGGCTGCCTGTCGGAGTGCCAGTGGAGAAGGAGGTCTACATCGTG ggGGAGGAGGAGCCTGCTGTGAGACGCTGTTTCGAGGGGGTGCAGCGGGACGGGGATCTGATCCGGGTTCGGGACACCGTGCTGCTGCGTTCCGGACCCCGAAAGAAAACCCTGCCCTACGTGGCGAAGATCTCTGCACTGTGGGAGGACCCCAAGACAG GTGAGGTGATGATGAGCCTGTTCTGGTACTACCGGCCGGAGCACACCCAGGGAGGCAGGAACCTGAGCACGCAGTGTGAG AACGAGATCTTCGCATCTCGCCATCAGGATGAAAACAGCGTGGCCTGTATTGAAGACAAGTGCTACGTCCTGACATTAGCACAGTACTGCAG ATTTTGTGCCTTGGTGAAGCGCCGCGGAGAGGGGCTACCGGACAGTGCCCCAGTGGTGCCCCCCTCCCCTGACTACGCCACCCCCCCGCACCGCCGCGTGCCCCCCAACATCGACCCCAGCCTGGTGTTCCTCTGCAGGCACGTCTACGACTTCCGCTACGGACGCATCCTCAAGAACCTGCAGTAG